One window of Gilliamella sp. B3022 genomic DNA carries:
- the argH gene encoding argininosuccinate lyase has translation MALWGGRFSQAADQRFKQFNDSLRFDYRLAEQDIIGSIAWSKALVTVNVLSYDEQKKLEKALNELLNSVQQNPQQILHSDAEDIHSWVEQNLIEKIGDLGKKLHTGRSRNDQSTTDLKLWCKAEISQLINTINHLRQALVTTAEQYQDAVMPGYTHLQRAQPITFAHWCLAYFEMLTRDISRLQDTLKRLDVSPLGSGALAGTAYPMDREELAHWLGFARATNNSLDSVSDRDHILELLNNASIGMVHLSRFAEDLIIFNSGEANFVELSDRVTSGSSLMPQKKNPDALELIRGKVGRVVGALTGAMMTFKGLPLAYNKDLQEDKEHLFDALDTWQECLDMSALVLKDIKLNYENCQEAAKQGYSNATELADYLVAKGIPFREAHHIVGEVVVAAIAKQKALEELSLEELKLFSPVIDKDVYEALSLESCLAKRSAKGGVSPKQIQTAIENAKEQLS, from the coding sequence ATGGCATTATGGGGTGGGCGTTTTAGCCAAGCAGCAGATCAGCGATTTAAGCAATTTAATGATTCATTGCGCTTTGACTATCGTCTTGCAGAGCAAGATATCATTGGATCAATTGCTTGGTCAAAAGCATTGGTTACCGTTAATGTCTTGTCTTATGATGAACAAAAAAAACTTGAAAAAGCGTTAAATGAATTACTTAACTCAGTCCAACAAAATCCGCAGCAGATTTTACATAGTGATGCGGAAGATATTCACAGTTGGGTAGAACAAAACTTAATAGAAAAAATTGGTGATTTGGGTAAAAAGTTACATACCGGTCGAAGCCGAAATGATCAATCCACCACCGATCTTAAGTTATGGTGCAAGGCTGAAATATCGCAATTAATTAATACGATTAATCATCTACGTCAGGCACTGGTTACAACAGCAGAACAATATCAAGATGCCGTTATGCCTGGTTACACTCATTTACAACGCGCCCAACCGATTACTTTTGCACATTGGTGCTTAGCTTATTTTGAAATGTTGACACGAGATATAAGTCGATTACAAGATACGTTAAAACGGTTGGATGTCAGCCCTTTAGGATCTGGGGCATTAGCCGGTACGGCATATCCAATGGATCGCGAAGAGCTAGCACATTGGCTTGGTTTTGCTCGTGCAACCAATAATAGTTTAGATTCGGTATCTGATCGTGATCATATACTAGAATTACTTAACAATGCTTCAATTGGTATGGTGCATTTATCACGTTTTGCTGAAGACCTTATTATTTTCAATAGTGGTGAAGCAAATTTTGTTGAATTATCCGATCGGGTAACTTCTGGATCTTCACTTATGCCACAAAAGAAAAATCCTGACGCATTAGAACTTATTCGCGGTAAAGTAGGGCGAGTGGTTGGAGCATTGACTGGCGCTATGATGACGTTTAAAGGTCTGCCTTTGGCTTACAATAAAGATCTCCAAGAAGATAAAGAACATTTATTTGATGCTCTCGATACATGGCAAGAATGTTTAGATATGTCAGCTTTAGTATTAAAAGACATTAAACTTAATTATGAAAATTGCCAAGAAGCAGCAAAACAAGGTTATTCAAATGCAACTGAACTTGCTGATTATTTAGTCGCTAAAGGTATACCTTTCCGTGAAGCTCACCACATTGTTGGTGAAGTTGTTGTTGCAGCTATCGCAAAACAAAAAGCCTTGGAAGAACTTTCATTAGAAGAATTAAAATTATTTAGCCCAGTTATAGATAAAGATGTTTATGAAGCACTATCGTTAGAATCTTGTCTGGCAAAACGCTCAGCTAAAGGCGGTGTATCACCAAAACAAATTCAAACTGCTATCGAAAATGCTAAAGAGCAGTTATCCTGA
- the argB gene encoding acetylglutamate kinase, with product MKPLIIKLGGVILDNKDALNNLFVIISNYKKNYRRSLIIVHGGGSVVDSLMDRLSMPVVRRNGLRVTPADQIDVIVGSLAGSANTRLLSEAKKQQIAVVGLCLADGNSVEVKQISEDLGYVGEARAGDPTLINLLVNAGYLPIISSIGITENGQMMNVNADHAAVALAKTLNADLILLSDVVGVFDENKQLIESLTQSQADQLIANGVITDGMIVKVNSAFEAAKVLGRPIDIASWMQSDKLIELFNGNSGITGTRIIA from the coding sequence ATGAAACCATTAATTATAAAACTTGGCGGTGTAATACTTGATAACAAAGATGCTTTAAATAATTTATTCGTTATTATTTCTAACTATAAAAAAAATTATCGTCGATCATTAATCATTGTTCATGGTGGGGGTAGCGTTGTTGATTCATTAATGGACCGCTTATCCATGCCAGTTGTTCGCCGTAATGGTTTACGTGTTACACCTGCTGACCAAATTGATGTAATTGTTGGTAGTCTTGCTGGTAGTGCAAATACCCGATTATTATCAGAAGCAAAAAAGCAACAGATAGCAGTTGTTGGACTGTGCTTAGCTGATGGTAACAGTGTTGAAGTTAAACAAATCTCTGAAGACTTAGGTTACGTAGGTGAAGCTAGAGCCGGTGATCCGACTTTGATCAATTTATTAGTAAATGCAGGCTACTTACCTATTATTAGCTCAATTGGCATTACTGAAAATGGACAAATGATGAATGTCAATGCTGATCATGCTGCGGTAGCTTTAGCCAAAACTTTGAATGCGGATTTAATTTTGCTTTCTGATGTGGTTGGTGTTTTTGATGAAAACAAACAGCTGATTGAATCTTTAACCCAATCGCAAGCCGATCAACTCATTGCAAACGGCGTAATTACAGATGGTATGATTGTTAAAGTCAATTCAGCTTTTGAGGCGGCAAAAGTATTAGGGCGACCAATTGATATTGCAAGTTGGATGCAATCCGATAAATTAATTGAATTATTTAATGGAAATTCAGGTATAACTGGCACAAGAATTATTGCTTAA